The Schistocerca serialis cubense isolate TAMUIC-IGC-003099 chromosome 10, iqSchSeri2.2, whole genome shotgun sequence genome includes a region encoding these proteins:
- the LOC126425092 gene encoding chorion protein S38-like produces MGIKVVVYALLALAVLAHAEDAQQQAESVETLHDAAAPAADATADATTASAESTKKQEKRGIFGEGYGYGLGLSGAYGGYGGYGGLGGYGGYGGLGGYGGYGLGGGYGLGGGYGLSGGYGLGLGYGGYGGYGIGQSIHKSITVTKQIPVPVPHPVPVPVTRNVPVPHPVPVPVRVERPYPVSVPSPVPVPVDRPYPVPVERPVPVPVPHPVPVPVSRPYPVPVHKPIPVPVHKPVPVPVPHPVPIPKPVPVVVKAIDAHPIGLGSYGGGFGLGGYGGGYGGGYGGYGGYGYGGYGH; encoded by the coding sequence GTCGTGGTGTACGCCCTGCTGGCGCTGGCGGTCCTGGCTCACGCAGAGGACGCCCAGCAGCAGGCTGAGAGCGTCGAGACGCTGCACgacgccgccgcccccgctgccgacGCCACAGCCGACGCCACCACCGCTTCAGCAGAGTCCACCAAAAAACAGGAGAAGCGCGGCATCTTCGGCGAAGGATACGGCTACGGCCTAGGCCTCTCCGGAGCATACGGTGGATACGGGGGATACGGAGGGTTGGGCGGATACGGCGGATACGGAGGGTTGGGCGGATACGGAGGGTACGGTCTGGGTGGAGGATACGGCCTAGGTGGCGGATACGGCCTCAGCGGTGGGTACGGGCTCGGTCTCGGATACGGAGGATACGGTGGGTACGGCATCGGACAGAGTATCCACAAGTCGATTACTGTCACCAAGCAAATCCCTGTGCCTGTACCGCACCCTGTTCCCGTTCCAGTCACCAGAAATGTTCCAGTGCCACATCCTGTTCCAGTCCCAGTGAGGGTGGAGCGCCCCTACCCCGTGTCTGTCCCTAGCCCCGTTCCAGTGCCCGTGGATCGCCCCTACCCTGTTCCAGTGGAGAGGCCGGTTCCAGTGCCCGTCCCCCACCCCGTTCCGGTGCCCGTTTCCAGGCCGTACCCCGTGCCCGTGCACAAGCCCATTCCCGTGCCCGTGCACAAACCTGTCCCCGTGCCTGTCCCTCACCCGGTCCCCATCCCTAAACCCGTGCCGGTAGTAGTGAAGGCCATCGACGCTCACCCGATCGGTCTCGGCAGCTACGGTGGCGGTTTCGGCCTCGGCGGATACGGCGGCGGGTACGGTGGTGGCTACGGAGGATACGGTGGCTACGGATACGGTGGCTACGGCCACTAA